From the Nodularia sphaerocarpa UHCC 0038 genome, the window CAGTGGACTGGTGAAAGCTGGTTCAGTACCATGTTTTCTTAAAACGCGAAACTGTTCCGGCGTTAAAATTGTCCGCCACTCTTCTTCAGGTTTAGTAATTGCAAACTGGCTTTTAGAAGTTGTCATGTTCTCGGAACCCCGGTTAATATTGCTTGCTAAAAATGTCGTACCGATTACTGCACTAACATTTAAAAAATAGCGTCTGTTCATCATCTATATTTTATCGCGTCCCGCTCAGGAGACCCCTATTATGAAGGTAACAGCAGCACTCCAAATGTGCAATTTAAAAAAGTGTTGCCGTTAATCCCCAATATTGTTGCCAAATTGAGATTTTCCCGTTGCACGAGCATTAACTTTATTTTCAATTCTACCGTAAACTACCCTTGGCTATCGTTAAAAACAGCCAACGACCAAGGATGAAAAAATCATGATTGACTTCAGCCTGACTCCAGAACAGCAGATGTTGCAGAAAAAATCCCGTGACTTTGCTCAACAAGAGATTAAACCCATTGCCAAAATTATTGATCAGTCTAACGATCCCCATCTTCAACCTTGGGATTTTTGTCAGGGTGTGTTTTACAAGGGAGCCAATTTAGGATTGACTTCTCTGCTGTTGCCACAAGAGTATGGTGGTATGGGTAAAAAGTGCGTAGACCTAGTTTTAGTTCAAGAAGAACTGGGAGTTGCTGACGTTAGCATTGCCTCAAGCTACTTTAATCTTAACAGCACCATGTCCCTTTTCATTACTAGGGCTGGAACTGAAGAACAGCGTCGGCGCATATTGTCTCATGTCAACTCTTCTGAGCCGCATTTATTTAGTGTAGCAGAGAGTGAGCCGAATGTCGCTGGTTCTGATATGTTCTGTATCACACCCGATCCTCAAATTGGCATGAAGACATTAGCACAGCGTGATGGAGATACATATATACTCAACGGTCACAAGTCTGCGTTAATCACAAATGCTGGTATTGCTGATGCCTACTTGATTATCGCCCGGACATCCCTTGACCAGCCGATGGCAGAGAGTATGTCTATGTTCTACCTACCAGCAGATACACCAGGACTAAAGTTCGGTAATAAAACGGAGATGATTGGTTGGAAAGCTTCCCATCATGCAGAAATTCACTTAGATAACGTCCGGGTATCGGCGGATAATCTCATCGGTGAAGAAGGACAAGCGGGTGCTTTGTTGATGTTGCTTCCAGAGGTGGCGATTGGACTCGCTGCTTGCTATGTGGGTTTGGCTCGTGCAGCCTATGAGTATGCTCTCAATTACGCTCAACAGCGAGTCAGCTGGGGTCGCCCAATTATTGAGCATCAGGCTGTATCCTTAAAATTAGCTGAGATGATGGTGAATACCCAGGCTGCACGATTGATGGTATGGGAAGCAGCTCACACTGCTGATACTGATCCTCTACTAGCCTCCACTGTCAAAGCACCAGCAGCTAAGACTTTTGCCGTAGATATGGCTATTAAGAACGCACAAACAGCAGTGGAGATTCTCGGCGGGAATGGCATCACTAAGGACTATGAAACAGGTAAATTTTTGAACGATGCCTGGATTGGGTATTCATGTGATTTTACACGGGATATATTGCGATTGGGTTTAGTAAAATTTATGTGACATTTACCTACGCATTAATATTTATGACAAAATGGATGAAAATAGAAAATAGAAAGTAGGTTGGGTTGAGCAAGGCGTTCGCGTAGCGTGCCGTAGGCATAACCCAACGCTGTCCAGAATTTTGGTTTTCACAAAGCTTCTCACTAGTCACCAAAACACAGTTCATACTCTTCTATGGTAATATTAGGATTAGTTTGGAGATAATCACCCAGGCGATCGCAAGCATAATCGAGCAGCTGATCCAGATTTGATGTTTGCAATTCTATCTCCTCTAGGTTCCACACTTTAATAGTGGCATCCTCACCCCCAGAGACTAGCATTTTACCATCAGCACTGAAATTAACGCTTTTCACACCGCCATCATGCCCAGAAAAAGTTTTCAGCAAAATCCCACTGCGAATATTCCAGAGTTTGATGGTATGATCATCACTAGCTGAAGCGAGCATTTTCCCATCCGGCGAAAAGCTCACCTGAGTCACCAAATCACCATGTCCCTGGAAAGTGTGCAGCAATGAACCATCCAAATTCCAGAGTTTAACAGTTTTGTCCTGACTAGCTGAAGCAAGAGTTTTACCATCAGGAGAAAAATTAAGACTCCATATACTAGCACTGTGTCCTGAGAGAGTTTTCAGCAACTTACCGTCACGACTCCACAGTTTGATAGTTTTGTCCGCACTAGCAGAAGCGATAATTTTACCATCCGGGCTAAATTTGACATTAGTCACCCAACCATTATGACCTGAAAGAGTGTGCAACAAACCACCGTCACGACTCCAGAGTTTGATAGTTTTGTCCGCACTAGCAGAAGCCAGAATTTGATCATCCGGGCTGAAACTCATACTCCTTACCCAATGCTTGTGTCCTTCCAGGGTATGTAGCAAAGTACCATCTCGTTGACGAATCTGAATAGCCTGGTTTGCACTTGCCAAAGCCACCCTATTGCCATCACTGGTAAAACTAATGCTGGTAACATCTTCAATAGGGGAAGGCAAAGTTTTGAGCAATTCACCATTCAAATTCCAGAGTTTCATCGTATTGTCAGCACTCATAGAAGCAATAGTACTACCATCAGGCGTAAAGCTGACATCATTGACACTACCTTTATGACCGTAAAAAGTTTTGGGTAAATTTCTTTTTAGTTGCCATAATCTGATACTATTGTCATCACTAGCCGAAGCCAGTCTAGAGCTATCTGGGCTAAAACTCAGACTATTAACCTCATGGCTATGTCCTTGCAAAGTATCTAACAAATTACCAGCACGAGTCCAAAGTTTGATAGTTTTATCAGCACTAGCTGAAGCAATTATTTTACCATCCGGTGAAAACAAGACTTGCCAAACACCAGCACTATGCCCTGCGATAGTTCTCAGCAAATTACCGTCACGACTCCAGAGTTTAACACTCCCATCAGCACTAGCAGCAGCAATCGTCTGTCCATCAGGACTAAAAGTCACATCCAAAACTTCTTGCGTACTTGCTGGCAAGGTTGATAACAAACGACCGTCCAGACTCCAAAGTTTCACCGTGCCATCATCACTAGCTGAGGCCATAGTATCACCTTCTGGTGAAAAACTAACGCTATTTATACTCCGGCTATGATCGATCAAATTTGCCAGTAACTTGCCCTCACGACTCCAGAGTTTAATGGTATTATCACTACTAGCAGAAGCTAAAATTTGACCATCCGGTGAAAAACTGACGCTATTCACAGCATCAAGATGTCCTGCGAGAGTTTTGAGTAACTTCCCGTCACGACTCCAGAGTTTAATGATATTATCACTACTAGCAGAAGCCAATATTTGCCCATCCGGTGAGAAACTGACACTATTCACACCATCATTATGGTCTGTGAGAGTTGCGAGTAAACTGCCATGATTATTCCAAAGTCGAATACTGTTATCAGCATAACCAGAAGCTAAAATTTGACCATCCGGTGAAAAACTGACACTGCTGACCCAAGAATTATGAGTTAAACGGTGGCGTTCTTGAGTCCCATAAACTGCTTGTTGGAGGATAGTTGCAGTTTGAGATTGGATATTTATTGGGATACCGGGAGTAATTTTTTGTACTTCTCTCCCGGCTTTCAGGCTAGTGAGTAATGCTTCTAACTGCTGATGGGAAAGAAGAAAGTTTTCTGACAAAGAATTTAAAGCTTGTATCTCTCGTAACTGAGCTTTTTGAGTTTGTTGGTAAGCTAAAACAGCTAAACTCAAAGCAGTCAGTCCCAGTATACTCATAATTCCCACAGTTCTTTGAGCTTTTCTGAGTCGATTTTTTTCTTTTTGTTGTTGGCGTTGTCTTTCGATTAAACAAGCTTGAATAAAACGTTGCACATCAGCAGATACTTCATCAGTGTAATTGAGATAAATTTCTTCAGCTTCGGCGAGGCGAACACCTTGTAATAAAAAGTCTGGTTGTTCATTGCTATTGATCCACAAAGCAGCTGCTTGGGCAATTTGCCGATGCGATCGCAACAACGCCCGATTTTCCTCCAACCACCAGCGCAACGTTGACCAATAGCGAATCAAAACCTCGTGAGCGACTTCCACAGTTACAGGCGATAACTGAGGGGATAGAAGAGAAATTTTTTCTAATTCCCTCATCCCTGTAACTTCCCCAAACGCCTCTGCATCTTCTTCTAAATTCACCACCACCAGCTTGGCAGCAATTAACACCTGTAATGTTCTTTCTACCAATGGAACCGGATACTTCTGCACCATTAACTCAGATTTGAGAACCCGTCGCCGAGTATCTTCCGTACCCTCACCCAACTGAGTCAGCGACAGAAAAATCCACCGGGCGCACTCTTGAGCTTCTAAATCTAAACTGTGATAAACACTTTGGGCTTTACTTTCCAGCGCGCCTTTAATTCCCCCCAAATGCTGTTGGTACGCTTGTAAAGTCATTACACCATTTTCGCGGTATTCCCACAACTGTTCCAGAACAAATTCTAACAGTGGTAAATCCCCAGGAGAGTGATGTAACTCCTGTACCAGAACTTCCACTAATTCCGCCTCTACAATTAAACCAACTTTTTGGGCAGGGTTAATAATAATCCGGCGATACTCCTCTTCAGTCAAGCAGGGAGGTAACAGCACACTCGACTGCTGTAACAACTGCACCAATTTTGGAACTTCTAAACAGGGAGCGATGAAATCAGCCCGCAAAGTAATAACTAATTTAAACTTTTCTGGGATATATTCCAGCGCTTCTAAAACAACTTCTAAAAAAAGCTGCCGATCTTCACTGGATGCAATAGTAAATAATTCTTCAAACTGATCTATGACTAAAACTACCATTGTTTCAGGGCGATCGCGCACCCAGTCAGCAAATTCTTTTCCCCCCTGGCGCAACATTCCTTCCAGTTGCAATTGCTGATAAACTTTTTCCTTTTCAGTACCGCTATCGACTAAACGGCGTGATAAAGCTTCCAGAGGATTTGCTCCAGGGCGAAAGCTTCTCATCCACCAGTCTTCGCTCCCTGGTAATACTTTTCCCCGTCGCAGTTGGGCGATTAATCCCGCCTGTACCACAGAAGATTTACCACTACCAGAAGCCCCCACAACAGCAATAAATGAGCTTTGAGCCAAGTCATTAATTAGTTGTTGGACTACCTTTTCTCTGCCGTAAAAATACTGAGAATCTTCTTCGCCAAAAGCCCGTAATCCCCGGTAAGGACAAAGCCCTAAATCAATAGCTGCTGTTGACTCAACGCCTCGATTACCAGAATTAGCAGGTATAACTTCAATTACCCCTTGTGTACCAGAGAGCCAGATATGCAGAGGAAATTCATGGTTACAGAATAATTGTAATTGAGTAATGCAAGCGGCAGCTGATAGGCTACCTTGAATCTGGGCTGCTTCTAAGATAGAGTGTAACCCTTGGGCAAATTGTTCGGGATGATTTTTCGGTGAAGCCGCAGCAATTATACATTGTCCTTGCTCAAATCCTAGTTGCAAATCCTCCACCCAATCTTGTAGAGGCGCATAGTCATTTGCCACCGGACAATCCAAAATAATAATTTGTTGAGCATAAGTGGAACGCCGGAGTTGTTGTCTTAACCAGGAACGACTCAGCCTGATATTTTCTGCTAAAACCAAAGCAGGTTCACCAGCTTCAGTTTCTTCCAGTCGTCCACGTAAATATAACAGAACCGTGGCAAAAATTCTGGGGTGGTTTGGCGGTGCTGATTCTGTAGTTTGTAAACAACTTTGAATAGTCGAGTGTAAATCCTGAGTAGTAGTTTCTGAAGAGCGAGGCCAATACTCTAACTCAAAATTACCCACACCCCGTAATAGTTTACTCACCGCCAGAGTAGTCTGATTATTTGCTAGCCCTTCTAATATTAACGCTTGTCGCACAGAAGAGGATTTGACAAAAGCTGGTTTTAATCCCAGAATTACTTCCCCCACTCCTTCCACAATCCGCTTGGGTGTTTGTTGGGGATATTCTGAATATAGATTAGTATCGCCTCGACTTTTGTTTTGCTGATTAATCAGTCGTAATTGCTGATTAGTTTGCTCAATATATTGGCGCGTTTGATGATAAACATATCTGTATAGTCCATCAGCATCAATCAAACCCTGAGCATCAGCCGCTTCACCGCGCAACCCACGCATTAAATAATATGTAAATACGCCATGTCCCAATTCGGGAAATTCCCAAGATTGTTGATTACTGTCGCAGGAAAGCAAAGCATAGAATCCTTGACTCTGTTTTGCTCGTTGGCGTAATAATTCCACCATTTCAGATGTAGGATTGGCTAAAGATGCTGTAGTTATCTCACTTCTAGCACCTCGGAATGTCAAGCTACCACTATGACAAGCATCCAGCCACACTAACTGAGTCTGCGCTTGACTATTTCCCAAGAGTTGCAAAATTTCCTCTAAACCTAAACCTGTGTTGAGTAAGTCGTCTGTTTGAGTATCTGCTAGACACAAAAATGCTTGCTGCGAATTTGACTCTAGCATCCCATGTCCAGAGAAATAAAATAAAATCTTGTCCTGTGGTTGAGCTGCGGCAGTAATTTGGTGTAAGCTAGCCCTGACTGTGGAGAGAGTCGGCAGGCTTGAACTTAAATCGTGGTGAACTGTTTGTGCGGTTTGGGGAAATCCTTGGTTTGCGTCGGCTAAAGCTGCGGCTAAACCCTGACAATCAACAGCTGAGTAGCGTAGTGAGGGTAGTCTCTGGTCTTGGTATTTGTTGACTCCTACCAACAACAGCCAAAATTGTGCCTCTCCTAGTTCTAGGATATGGGTTGAATGACTGGTAGCTATACCGAGTGGAGACATTTTAAGTTTGCTGGATAATTACTAAGGTCTAAGACGTGGTATAAATCAATGCTTTTGGTACTGTGAGATCAATGGGTGCTAAGTTACAGTTCAATTTTTGTGTCTGATTAAACGAAATTACATCAGTAGAGTTTGCTGTCTGTAGGTTGTACCACGCATCTATACTTATATTACACAACCAGAAGTTAGTTGAATAGCAATCCTGTTCATTTTATCCACTGCTCGTGGAGGTAGAGAACAGCAAATTGATTTGTTTGCAATTAATTTAGAATTGCTTTATGAATAAAAAGAAATGCCAAATTGGCGAGATTTATAGAATTATCTTTGTTAGAGTATTGATTGTAAAAGACTTGTGGGCTTAGTAGTCCAAGGTTTACTACACTTCAAGAGCATTAAATGCGGTACTAATTGCAATAGTTCTGCTAATTATGCTCTATGAATTGAAGATTGCTATGAGATTTTCTGTAGTGATCTCAACCAATCCCTTCTTCTCGCAAAAGGGACAATTAGAATCATAAGTCCTTGTTGATTTACTCCTATCCTTACCTCGTTCAACCATGATATGAGCGGGGTATTTTTCATTTGTCAGTTCGCATGATGGCGGATATGGTCTTCAATAAAACTAGCGATAAAATAATAACTGTGATCGTAGCCTGTTTGGTAACGTAAGTTGAGAGGCTGATTCACAGAATTACAAGCTTGCTCAAACAGTTCTGGTTGTAATTGTACAGCTAAATATTGATCCGCAGTTCCTTGGTCAATGAGAATGGGACTGTGATATCCTAATTTCTGAACTAATTCACTGGCATCATAATTACGCCACGCTTCTTGATTATTGCCGAGATAACGACTGAAAGTCTTTTCACCCCAAGGAGAACGCATCGGTGCAGCAAGAGGTGCAAAAGCTGACACTGATTTATATAGTTGCGGGTTTCGGATGGCACATACTAGCGCTCCATGTCCTCCCATTGAATGACCAAAAATACCTTGTTTCTCAGGTTGAATGGGAAAATTTGCGGCAATTATTGCAGGTAATTCTTCGACGATATAACTATACATTTGGTAATGCTGATGCCAAGGTTCCTCGGTAGCATCCACATAAAAGCCTGCACCTGTACCAAAATCCCAATCGTCATCTTCACCGGGAATACCTGTGTTACGGGGGCTAGTATCTGGTGCGACTAATATCAAGCCGTACTGGGCTGCGTAGCGTTGCGCCCCGGCTTTAAGCATAAAATTTTCTTCATTACAAGTCAAGCCGGAAAGAAAATACAGGACTGGTACTGGCTTTTGAGTGGCTTGTGGTGGTTGATAGACGGCGAAGCGCATTTGACTTTTACAGGTTGAGGAAAGGTGAGAGTAAAAGCCGACTTTGCCGCCAAAGCTTTGATATTCTGAGAGCAGGTTAAGTTGAGTCATGATTAATAGAGTTTTAGCCTATTATTCCATCAAATCATCATTTGTCGCTTTGCCTGGATAAAAGCGATCGCTGAGAATTTGTTCTATGGTATAAGGACAATCGGAGGGAAATGTTTTCATCGGTAGGTTTGTTTCTCCCATTGCTAAGGCGATCGCTTTCATATAGGCTTTGATCAGAATTTCTTGCAGGTATGCTTGGAGACTGGGGTTTTCTTCCAGTAATTCCCACGTATCTAGTCGCTGGATGCGAATTGTATTCAACCAACTACGACTGCGTTTTGCTGATTGAAATTCCCACTTGAGTAAATGTCCAATTAATACGCTGAGGCGATTTCGCAATTCTTGACGTTCTTTTCTGCCCAAAGCTTCAATTTCCTCAATTAAATTGGGCAAATCAAGCTGGTTCCATTCATTTCCACGCAGCAGATGAGATTGTTGCTGTGTCCAAGCGTAAAAGTCGGTTTCATAGAGGTTGGCTTTCAGATTTGCTGCTGTTTCTCCGGTTTGTGGTGTCTGCATTGTTATCAGACGCGATAAATCGCGTCTCTACAAGGTGATTAAAATGTGACGACGCTACGAATTGATTCGCCTTTGTGCATTAAATCAAAAGCTGTATTAATCTCCTCAATCGGCATGACATGAGTAATTAAATCATCAATATTGATTTTCCCATCCATATACCAATCAACAATTTTCGGCACATCTGTACGCCCTCTCGCACCACCAAATGCTGAACCTTTCCAAACGCGTCCAGTGACTAATTGAAATGGACGAGTTCTGATTTCTTGTCCAGCACCAGCTACACCAATAACTACACTCACGCCCCAACCTTTATGACAGCATTCTAAGGCTTGACGCATTACATTCACGTTGCCAATACATTCAAATGTATAATCAGCACCGCCTTTGGTTAAGTCTACCAAATAAGGAACTAAATCACCCTCAACTTCTTGAGGATTAACAAAGTGCGTCATCCCAAATTTTTCTGCTAAAGCGCGTTTACTGGGATTAATATCTACGCCGATAATCATATTCGCTCCTACCATCCGCGCTCCTTGGATGACATTCAAGCCAATACCGCCTAAGCCGAAAACTATAACATTTGCGCCTGGTTCTACTTTGGCTGTATTAATCACAGCACCCACACCAGTCGTTACACCACAGCCAATATAACAAACTTTATCAAAGGGGGCATCTGGGCGAATTTTGGCGACGGCAATTTCTGGTAAAACTGTGTAATTAGCAAAGGTAGATGTCCCCATGTAGTGATGCAGCATCTCCCCTCCAATACTAAAGCGACTCGTACCATCAGGCATGACACCGCGCCCTTGGGTGACACGAATGGCTTGACAAAGATTGGTTTTCATGCTCAGACAATATTCACACTGTCGGCATTCTGGGGTATATAGAGGAATGACATGATCTCCTGGTTTGAGGCTGGTGACACCAGCGCCAACTTCTACTACTACACCAGCGCCTTCATGTCCTAGAATAGCGGGAAATAAACCTTCGGGATCATTACCGGAAAGGGTGTAAGCATCGGTATGACAAACCCCAGAGGCTTTAATCTCAATTAGCACTTCTCTCGCTCGTGGTGGCGATAATTCGACGGTTTCAATAGTTAACGGCTTACCCGCGCCGTAAGCGACTGCTGCTTTAACTTCCAAAATTAGCCTTCCTGTATAAAAGTTGTATCAATGGGCTGTTTTGAGTTTATAACGAGGAATGGTGAGAGAAACTTTTTATTACTTTTTTGTAAATTAACTATAAAATTGCAAAATTGCTTTTGCCGATGATATTGGTACATTAGTTACAGGCGGCAATTCTGGACGATGATATTGAGCCGCTATCATAGACTGATAATTTTGTTAACTCCCACCTTATCTTTATTTTTACAACGCTTATGAACCCTGCCCTCACGAAAATTGGCGCTCAAATGTCTAACCTGACTGGCGTAAGAGCGATTATGAAGGATATTATCGAAACTTTAAAAGCTGGGGTGGGACAAGAATTTATCAATTTGAGCGCTGGGAACCCGTTGATTTTGCCAGAGGTGGAACAGTTGTGGCGCGACTGTACGGCGGAATTATTGGCGAGTTCGGAATACGGCGAGGTGGTTTGTCGTTACGGTTCGAGTCAGGGTTATGCTCCGTTAAT encodes:
- a CDS encoding acyl-CoA dehydrogenase family protein — protein: MIDFSLTPEQQMLQKKSRDFAQQEIKPIAKIIDQSNDPHLQPWDFCQGVFYKGANLGLTSLLLPQEYGGMGKKCVDLVLVQEELGVADVSIASSYFNLNSTMSLFITRAGTEEQRRRILSHVNSSEPHLFSVAESEPNVAGSDMFCITPDPQIGMKTLAQRDGDTYILNGHKSALITNAGIADAYLIIARTSLDQPMAESMSMFYLPADTPGLKFGNKTEMIGWKASHHAEIHLDNVRVSADNLIGEEGQAGALLMLLPEVAIGLAACYVGLARAAYEYALNYAQQRVSWGRPIIEHQAVSLKLAEMMVNTQAARLMVWEAAHTADTDPLLASTVKAPAAKTFAVDMAIKNAQTAVEILGGNGITKDYETGKFLNDAWIGYSCDFTRDILRLGLVKFM
- the fghA gene encoding S-formylglutathione hydrolase codes for the protein MTQLNLLSEYQSFGGKVGFYSHLSSTCKSQMRFAVYQPPQATQKPVPVLYFLSGLTCNEENFMLKAGAQRYAAQYGLILVAPDTSPRNTGIPGEDDDWDFGTGAGFYVDATEEPWHQHYQMYSYIVEELPAIIAANFPIQPEKQGIFGHSMGGHGALVCAIRNPQLYKSVSAFAPLAAPMRSPWGEKTFSRYLGNNQEAWRNYDASELVQKLGYHSPILIDQGTADQYLAVQLQPELFEQACNSVNQPLNLRYQTGYDHSYYFIASFIEDHIRHHAN
- a CDS encoding eIF2A-related protein, encoding MSPLGIATSHSTHILELGEAQFWLLLVGVNKYQDQRLPSLRYSAVDCQGLAAALADANQGFPQTAQTVHHDLSSSLPTLSTVRASLHQITAAAQPQDKILFYFSGHGMLESNSQQAFLCLADTQTDDLLNTGLGLEEILQLLGNSQAQTQLVWLDACHSGSLTFRGARSEITTASLANPTSEMVELLRQRAKQSQGFYALLSCDSNQQSWEFPELGHGVFTYYLMRGLRGEAADAQGLIDADGLYRYVYHQTRQYIEQTNQQLRLINQQNKSRGDTNLYSEYPQQTPKRIVEGVGEVILGLKPAFVKSSSVRQALILEGLANNQTTLAVSKLLRGVGNFELEYWPRSSETTTQDLHSTIQSCLQTTESAPPNHPRIFATVLLYLRGRLEETEAGEPALVLAENIRLSRSWLRQQLRRSTYAQQIIILDCPVANDYAPLQDWVEDLQLGFEQGQCIIAAASPKNHPEQFAQGLHSILEAAQIQGSLSAAACITQLQLFCNHEFPLHIWLSGTQGVIEVIPANSGNRGVESTAAIDLGLCPYRGLRAFGEEDSQYFYGREKVVQQLINDLAQSSFIAVVGASGSGKSSVVQAGLIAQLRRGKVLPGSEDWWMRSFRPGANPLEALSRRLVDSGTEKEKVYQQLQLEGMLRQGGKEFADWVRDRPETMVVLVIDQFEELFTIASSEDRQLFLEVVLEALEYIPEKFKLVITLRADFIAPCLEVPKLVQLLQQSSVLLPPCLTEEEYRRIIINPAQKVGLIVEAELVEVLVQELHHSPGDLPLLEFVLEQLWEYRENGVMTLQAYQQHLGGIKGALESKAQSVYHSLDLEAQECARWIFLSLTQLGEGTEDTRRRVLKSELMVQKYPVPLVERTLQVLIAAKLVVVNLEEDAEAFGEVTGMRELEKISLLSPQLSPVTVEVAHEVLIRYWSTLRWWLEENRALLRSHRQIAQAAALWINSNEQPDFLLQGVRLAEAEEIYLNYTDEVSADVQRFIQACLIERQRQQQKEKNRLRKAQRTVGIMSILGLTALSLAVLAYQQTQKAQLREIQALNSLSENFLLSHQQLEALLTSLKAGREVQKITPGIPINIQSQTATILQQAVYGTQERHRLTHNSWVSSVSFSPDGQILASGYADNSIRLWNNHGSLLATLTDHNDGVNSVSFSPDGQILASASSDNIIKLWSRDGKLLKTLAGHLDAVNSVSFSPDGQILASASSDNTIKLWSREGKLLANLIDHSRSINSVSFSPEGDTMASASDDGTVKLWSLDGRLLSTLPASTQEVLDVTFSPDGQTIAAASADGSVKLWSRDGNLLRTIAGHSAGVWQVLFSPDGKIIASASADKTIKLWTRAGNLLDTLQGHSHEVNSLSFSPDSSRLASASDDNSIRLWQLKRNLPKTFYGHKGSVNDVSFTPDGSTIASMSADNTMKLWNLNGELLKTLPSPIEDVTSISFTSDGNRVALASANQAIQIRQRDGTLLHTLEGHKHWVRSMSFSPDDQILASASADKTIKLWSRDGGLLHTLSGHNGWVTNVKFSPDGKIIASASADKTIKLWSRDGKLLKTLSGHSASIWSLNFSPDGKTLASASQDKTVKLWNLDGSLLHTFQGHGDLVTQVSFSPDGKMLASASDDHTIKLWNIRSGILLKTFSGHDGGVKSVNFSADGKMLVSGGEDATIKVWNLEEIELQTSNLDQLLDYACDRLGDYLQTNPNITIEEYELCFGD
- a CDS encoding DUF29 domain-containing protein; the protein is MQTPQTGETAANLKANLYETDFYAWTQQQSHLLRGNEWNQLDLPNLIEEIEALGRKERQELRNRLSVLIGHLLKWEFQSAKRSRSWLNTIRIQRLDTWELLEENPSLQAYLQEILIKAYMKAIALAMGETNLPMKTFPSDCPYTIEQILSDRFYPGKATNDDLME
- a CDS encoding S-(hydroxymethyl)glutathione dehydrogenase/class III alcohol dehydrogenase, translating into MEVKAAVAYGAGKPLTIETVELSPPRAREVLIEIKASGVCHTDAYTLSGNDPEGLFPAILGHEGAGVVVEVGAGVTSLKPGDHVIPLYTPECRQCEYCLSMKTNLCQAIRVTQGRGVMPDGTSRFSIGGEMLHHYMGTSTFANYTVLPEIAVAKIRPDAPFDKVCYIGCGVTTGVGAVINTAKVEPGANVIVFGLGGIGLNVIQGARMVGANMIIGVDINPSKRALAEKFGMTHFVNPQEVEGDLVPYLVDLTKGGADYTFECIGNVNVMRQALECCHKGWGVSVVIGVAGAGQEIRTRPFQLVTGRVWKGSAFGGARGRTDVPKIVDWYMDGKINIDDLITHVMPIEEINTAFDLMHKGESIRSVVTF